The following proteins come from a genomic window of Pyxidicoccus sp. MSG2:
- a CDS encoding serine O-acetyltransferase — protein MGPTALTFYRAAKRLKTWHVPVLPDVVAAVGTRMHQCHVDLAAELHASVELGYGGMGVVVAPGVEIGEGSFLSQNVSVEPKPGVVGAPRIGRNVYVGVGAQILGPVTVGDGAVIGANAVVTADVEPGAVIAGIPARELKRKSR, from the coding sequence ATGGGTCCGACGGCGCTGACCTTCTACCGGGCCGCGAAGCGGCTGAAGACATGGCATGTGCCGGTGCTGCCGGACGTGGTGGCCGCGGTGGGCACGCGCATGCACCAGTGTCACGTGGACCTGGCGGCAGAGCTCCATGCGAGCGTGGAACTGGGCTACGGCGGCATGGGCGTGGTGGTGGCGCCCGGAGTGGAGATTGGCGAGGGCAGCTTCCTGTCGCAGAACGTCAGCGTGGAGCCGAAGCCCGGCGTGGTGGGTGCGCCGCGGATTGGACGCAACGTCTACGTCGGCGTGGGCGCACAGATTCTCGGTCCCGTGACGGTGGGTGACGGGGCGGTGATTGGGGCAAACGCGGTGGTGACGGCCGACGTGGAGCCCGGAGCAGTGATTGCGGGGATTCCCGCGCGGGAGCTGAAGCGCAAGTCACGGTGA
- a CDS encoding GNAT family N-acetyltransferase: MEELPTPDAPGVASVPPGTRVGVGGPGHNETTPGARRRALFYARQAMRVSEVRDLSGFDALESEWNDLVSRTDDQVFYRHEFLRCWLRHFAPEGWLRILTGRDAEGRLVAVLPLRAQRGQQYGMPVRQLLSLTNKHSCRFDLLAEDPRRAGTAFLAHLMKDPSWDVLRLADVPDGGAAFAVLAAARRVGMPCGTWESARSPYALLPDSVDTWQRERGRQSKPLRRRRRRLEERGRVTLERVTGGERLAERLEEGFALERSGWKAQRGTAIAQSRKRLAFYSDLAEVAAKAGWLGLYYLRLGTQAVAFQYGLEYGGRYLAMKPGYDERFAEVSPGQLLTEGLIQDCIGRGVTELDLLGDDAPFKREWTDTVRPHHWLFIYRNSLRGRAMYRAKFRWAPVARRMVGKWVRRR, encoded by the coding sequence ATGGAGGAGCTTCCCACCCCGGATGCTCCCGGCGTCGCGAGTGTGCCACCGGGCACACGCGTCGGAGTCGGAGGACCGGGGCACAACGAGACCACACCGGGTGCCCGGCGGCGCGCGCTGTTCTACGCGCGCCAGGCGATGCGCGTGAGCGAGGTGCGCGACCTCTCCGGATTCGACGCGCTGGAGTCGGAGTGGAATGACCTGGTGTCGCGCACGGACGACCAGGTCTTCTACCGGCACGAGTTCCTTCGCTGCTGGCTGCGGCACTTCGCGCCGGAGGGATGGCTGCGCATCCTGACGGGGCGTGACGCGGAGGGCCGGCTGGTGGCGGTGCTGCCGCTGCGCGCGCAGCGGGGGCAGCAGTACGGGATGCCCGTGCGACAGTTGCTGTCGCTGACGAACAAGCACTCGTGCCGCTTCGACTTGCTGGCGGAGGACCCGCGCCGCGCGGGGACTGCGTTCCTGGCGCACCTGATGAAGGACCCGAGCTGGGACGTGCTGCGGCTGGCGGACGTGCCCGACGGCGGCGCGGCCTTCGCGGTGCTCGCGGCGGCGCGCCGGGTGGGAATGCCCTGCGGGACGTGGGAGAGCGCACGCTCGCCGTATGCGCTGCTGCCGGACTCGGTGGACACATGGCAGCGCGAGCGGGGACGGCAGTCCAAGCCGCTGCGCCGTCGACGCCGCCGACTGGAGGAGCGCGGTCGGGTGACGCTGGAGCGGGTGACGGGCGGAGAGCGCCTGGCGGAGCGACTGGAGGAGGGCTTCGCGCTGGAGCGCAGCGGCTGGAAGGCGCAGCGCGGGACGGCGATTGCGCAGAGCCGGAAGCGGCTGGCGTTCTACTCGGACCTGGCGGAGGTGGCGGCGAAGGCCGGCTGGCTGGGGCTGTACTACCTGCGGCTGGGCACGCAGGCCGTCGCGTTCCAGTACGGCCTGGAGTACGGCGGCCGGTACCTGGCGATGAAGCCGGGCTACGACGAGCGCTTCGCGGAGGTGAGCCCGGGGCAATTGCTGACGGAAGGGCTCATCCAGGACTGCATCGGCCGTGGGGTGACGGAGCTGGATTTGCTGGGGGACGACGCGCCCTTCAAGCGGGAGTGGACGGACACGGTGCGTCCGCACCACTGGCTGTTCATCTACCGGAACTCGCTGAGGGGCCGTGCGATGTACCGGGCGAAGTTCCGCTGGGCCCCCGTGGCCCGGAGAATGGTGGGGAAATGGGTCCGACGGCGCTGA